From a single Silene latifolia isolate original U9 population chromosome 6, ASM4854445v1, whole genome shotgun sequence genomic region:
- the LOC141588125 gene encoding uncharacterized protein LOC141588125, producing the protein MLDGWCVTTNSSLHKGGRVWILWKPNLFDVMVCQYDAQFIHTRVTTRISQQQFWFTMVYAYNDGIGRRDLWQKFEIIAGQCSGAWAWALAGDFNIVIDPNERLGANTRQADMDEFLDCIATCGVTDIAATGAYYTWTNKQEPLTRVFSRLDRGGRRASFKYYNMWGKADDFIPTVTEQWNKNYPGHKMFAVIKKLKALKPALKALNRSCYPDIVNNTLIAETRLQDLQKQLATDIHNTELMQKESQAAADLKKLSVARDSFLSQKAKSQWLEEGDSNTAYFHGAIKKRISMNKVI; encoded by the exons ATGTTAGATGGATGGTGTGTCACAACTAATAGTAGTCTGCATAAAGGAGGACGTGTATGGATTCTCTGGAAACCTAATCTCTTTGATGTCATGGTGTGTCAATATGATGCACAATTTATCCATACAAGAGTAACTACTAGGATATCTCAGCAACAGTTTTGGTTCACAATGGTGTATGCTTATAATGATGGTATTGGAAGAAGAGACCTATGGCAGAAGTTCGAAATTATTGCAGGTCAATGCAGTGGGGCTTGGGCTTGGGCTTTGGCAGGAGATTTTAACATTGTTATTGATCCTAATGAAAGACTGGGTGCTAACACCAGACAGGCTGATATGGATGAATTTCTGGACTGTATTGCTACCTGTGGTGTCACTGATATTGCTGCTACTGGGGCTTATTACACATGGACCAATAAACAGGAACCACTTACAAGAGTGTTTAGTCGGTTGGACAG GGGTGGCAGGAGAGCTAGTTTTAAGTACTACAATATGTGGGGCAAAGCAGATGATTTTATACCCACAGTTACTGAACAATGGAACAAAAACTACCCAGGGCATAAAATGTTTGCTGTCATTAAGAAATTGAAAGCTCTTAAACCTGCTTTGAAGGCACTGAATAGGAGTTGTTATCCTGATATTGTTAACAACACTCTGATAGCTGAAACCAGACTCCAGGATCTGCAGAAACAGTTAGCCACTGATATTCACAATACTGAACTGATGCAGAAGGAATCTCAGGCTGCTGCTGATCTTAAGAAGCTGAGTGTAGCAAGAGACAGCTTCCTGAGTCAGAAAGCCAAGTCCCAATGGCTAGAAGAGGGTGACAGTAATACTGCATACTTTCATGGGGCCATAAAGAAGAGAATTAGTATGAATAAGGTGATCTAG